One genomic segment of Natrialbaceae archaeon AArc-T1-2 includes these proteins:
- a CDS encoding tryptophan--tRNA ligase — translation MTGDETREESGGGDPRANGETAGADDVALDPWGSSSVSDYRKLFEEFGIEEFDALLEEVPTPHYLMRRGVIFGHRDYRPVAEAMANDDPFAALSGFMPTGDPHIGHKLVFDEIIWHQQQGGDAYALIADLEAHAARGMTWAEIDEHARDYLLSLLALGFDPEEGTLYRQSANRELQDLAFELGAEANFSEFQAIYGFDGETDVSHMQSVVTQMADILYPQVVDEPKPTVIPVGADQDPHVRLARDLAERMRYFGVTEAFASFETESDAESQLLEWAYSNLEESAHSQGLESEAIRCDLAAELLSKYRSRQAELQEKVPHGAEAHGSPEGSDGLFIKDAFRDDDNNLRLPDPSAESVFDDLFAVETFPPEGISTKTFDSLVTKLRNSGKEPLQIRRRFLNRNATEEAFSALIEAIPGKKRVYENHIDAFGMHYQEAKELAREIELDHGGYGFLPPSSIYHRFMTGLTGGKMSSSEPASHISLLDDPDEGYDKVKAATTGGRETAAKQRELGGKADECPVYELYAYLLSGDDDEFAKRVYDECVGGERLCGDCKEQAAQLMREFLAEHQEKREEVEDLLENTDIELESSRRR, via the coding sequence ATGACCGGAGACGAGACACGCGAAGAATCCGGGGGCGGGGATCCGCGAGCTAACGGTGAGACAGCAGGAGCTGACGACGTCGCGCTCGATCCCTGGGGATCCTCGAGCGTCTCCGACTACCGCAAACTGTTCGAGGAGTTCGGCATCGAGGAGTTCGACGCCCTCCTCGAGGAGGTCCCGACTCCCCACTACCTGATGCGCCGGGGCGTCATCTTCGGCCACCGCGACTACCGACCCGTCGCCGAGGCGATGGCCAACGACGACCCCTTTGCTGCGCTCTCGGGGTTCATGCCCACCGGCGACCCCCACATCGGCCACAAGCTCGTCTTCGACGAGATCATCTGGCACCAGCAACAGGGCGGGGACGCCTACGCGTTGATCGCCGACCTCGAGGCCCACGCGGCCCGCGGGATGACCTGGGCGGAGATCGACGAACACGCCCGGGACTACCTGCTGTCGCTTCTGGCGCTTGGCTTTGACCCAGAGGAGGGGACGCTGTATCGCCAGTCCGCAAACCGCGAGCTGCAGGATCTGGCGTTCGAACTCGGCGCGGAGGCGAACTTCTCGGAGTTCCAGGCGATCTACGGCTTCGATGGCGAGACGGACGTCTCGCACATGCAGTCGGTCGTCACCCAGATGGCCGACATCCTCTATCCGCAGGTGGTCGACGAACCGAAGCCGACGGTGATCCCCGTCGGAGCCGACCAAGACCCCCACGTTCGGCTCGCTCGAGACCTGGCCGAACGGATGCGTTACTTTGGCGTAACAGAAGCATTTGCCAGTTTCGAGACTGAATCCGACGCCGAATCCCAACTGTTGGAATGGGCATACAGCAATCTCGAAGAATCTGCTCACTCACAGGGGCTCGAGTCAGAAGCTATCCGATGTGACCTCGCAGCAGAGTTACTGAGCAAGTATCGTTCCCGGCAGGCTGAATTACAAGAAAAGGTCCCACATGGAGCAGAAGCCCATGGATCACCCGAAGGGTCCGACGGTCTGTTCATCAAAGATGCGTTCCGCGACGATGACAACAATCTCAGACTTCCTGATCCATCGGCTGAAAGCGTATTTGACGATCTTTTCGCAGTTGAGACGTTCCCTCCAGAAGGTATCTCAACAAAAACCTTCGACTCACTCGTCACAAAACTTCGTAATTCAGGAAAAGAGCCACTTCAAATCCGACGTCGGTTCTTGAATCGAAACGCAACTGAAGAAGCGTTTTCAGCACTAATAGAAGCAATTCCCGGTAAGAAGCGAGTTTACGAGAATCATATCGATGCATTTGGAATGCATTATCAGGAAGCTAAAGAACTCGCCCGTGAAATTGAACTTGACCACGGCGGCTACGGCTTCCTGCCGCCGTCGTCGATCTACCACCGGTTCATGACTGGGCTGACTGGTGGGAAGATGTCCTCCTCGGAGCCGGCGAGTCACATCTCCCTGCTCGACGACCCCGACGAGGGCTACGACAAGGTGAAAGCGGCGACGACCGGCGGCCGAGAGACCGCCGCAAAACAGCGCGAACTCGGCGGGAAAGCAGACGAGTGTCCGGTCTACGAACTGTACGCCTACCTGCTTTCCGGCGACGACGACGAGTTCGCCAAACGCGTCTACGACGAGTGCGTCGGCGGCGAGCGCCTCTGTGGCGACTGCAAGGAACAGGCCGCCCAGCTCATGCGGGAGTTCCTCGCCGAACACCAGGAGAAACGCGAGGAGGTCGAAGACCTGCTCGAGAATACCGACATCGAGCTCGAGTCGTCGCGACGTCGATAA
- a CDS encoding TSUP family transporter, producing the protein MDNAPLHPRRFVRNLLSLRYREVTMTAATGTVVALSIVLFPGVDNVLAGIDGGVSAGTLLVLLLVATLSGVVKGVVGFGASLLATPIFAIIIDPTVAVIVLAVMPWMMNIFQIGETRTGLAYVREDWPLVVLAIVGTVLGLYLLASIELGAAVPFLIGVLLVAYVGYEILTGFVTIDGIDHPVVSSVVGFSHGFLIAVSNMGPVHPAYLHTIERDIERYVGGLSIVLAIILSLRLVMMYPLGLLTPYRLWLGSAIATASIGGLLLGTVLRRLGLDQSLFDRAVIVLLCVLGLNLLRQTAPDVVL; encoded by the coding sequence ATGGACAACGCTCCACTTCATCCGAGGCGGTTCGTTCGGAACCTGCTCTCGTTGCGATATCGCGAGGTCACGATGACCGCCGCGACCGGAACCGTCGTCGCGCTGTCGATCGTGCTGTTTCCGGGCGTCGATAACGTCCTCGCCGGTATCGACGGCGGAGTCAGCGCCGGAACGCTACTCGTGTTGTTGCTCGTCGCGACGCTTTCCGGGGTCGTGAAAGGTGTCGTCGGCTTCGGTGCGTCGCTTCTGGCGACGCCGATTTTCGCGATCATCATCGATCCGACCGTCGCCGTCATCGTCCTCGCGGTGATGCCGTGGATGATGAATATCTTTCAGATCGGCGAGACCCGGACCGGGCTGGCGTACGTTCGTGAGGACTGGCCACTCGTCGTCCTCGCGATCGTCGGTACCGTACTCGGGCTGTATCTTCTCGCTTCGATCGAGCTGGGAGCGGCCGTCCCGTTTCTCATCGGCGTCTTACTCGTCGCCTACGTCGGCTACGAGATTCTGACCGGGTTCGTCACGATCGACGGGATCGACCACCCGGTGGTGAGCAGCGTCGTCGGCTTCTCCCACGGGTTTCTCATCGCCGTCTCGAACATGGGTCCGGTCCACCCCGCCTACCTGCACACGATCGAACGGGACATCGAACGCTACGTCGGAGGGCTGTCGATCGTCCTCGCCATCATCCTGTCGCTTCGGCTCGTGATGATGTATCCGCTTGGGCTGTTGACGCCGTACCGGCTGTGGCTCGGCTCGGCCATCGCGACCGCCTCGATCGGCGGACTGCTCCTCGGGACGGTCCTGCGTCGTCTCGGGCTCGACCAGTCGCTGTTCGACCGCGCGGTTATCGTGCTGTTGTGTGTCCTCGGGCTGAATCTACTGCGACAAACGGCTCCTGACGTCGTTCTTTGA
- a CDS encoding NAD(P)/FAD-dependent oxidoreductase, giving the protein MTEYVIIGDGISGSSAAETLREEDPDGNITVITDEGEPLYNRILIKEHAKGKLPEAPISIHDEQWYEDRDIDLSLSTHVTTVDVDGKVVVTHEGEQIPYDKLLVATGGTPTQLPVANSDADGVRHFWTFEDARRIREAAENAEQAAIVGAGLLGIDFAAVCGAQGVSGKYLMRGDRWWRYALSEDGAEIMHEGMREKGVEPVFDSGVDRFEVDDDGHVTAAIDPNGDRYECDWAGVAIGLTFNTEYLHGTGIEEENGILVDEYMQTNLEDIYAAGDITRFHDVLLGERAQNGSWGSAKEQGRVAAVNMAADDEAEVFEWVSSYSITHFDFPFLSFGHPTLGDDHAERKYSDTEWRRIAFKDGKVVGGVLIGDLSPQSTLKQLMRDGRVVADQKEVLLQPEIDLDDLASPPQEQ; this is encoded by the coding sequence ATGACCGAGTACGTCATCATCGGGGACGGCATCTCTGGCAGTTCGGCTGCCGAGACGCTCCGGGAGGAGGACCCGGACGGGAACATCACCGTCATTACCGATGAGGGGGAGCCCCTGTACAATCGCATTCTGATCAAAGAACACGCGAAAGGAAAACTCCCCGAAGCACCCATCTCGATCCACGACGAGCAGTGGTACGAGGACCGGGATATCGATCTCTCGCTTTCTACTCACGTCACGACCGTCGACGTCGACGGGAAGGTCGTCGTCACCCACGAGGGCGAGCAGATTCCCTACGACAAGCTGCTGGTCGCAACCGGGGGGACGCCGACACAGCTGCCGGTGGCAAACAGCGACGCCGACGGGGTTCGTCACTTCTGGACGTTCGAGGACGCTCGCCGGATCCGCGAAGCTGCAGAGAACGCAGAACAAGCCGCCATCGTCGGTGCGGGGCTGCTCGGAATCGACTTCGCGGCGGTCTGTGGCGCACAGGGCGTCTCCGGGAAGTACCTGATGCGTGGCGACCGCTGGTGGCGCTATGCTCTCTCGGAAGACGGTGCCGAGATTATGCACGAAGGGATGCGCGAGAAAGGCGTCGAGCCCGTCTTCGACAGCGGTGTCGACCGCTTCGAGGTCGACGACGACGGCCACGTCACCGCTGCAATCGACCCCAACGGCGACCGGTACGAGTGTGACTGGGCCGGCGTCGCGATCGGACTCACGTTCAACACCGAGTACCTCCACGGCACCGGCATCGAGGAGGAAAACGGCATCCTCGTCGACGAGTACATGCAGACCAACCTCGAGGACATCTACGCCGCCGGCGACATTACGCGATTCCACGACGTCTTGCTCGGCGAGCGCGCCCAGAACGGCTCGTGGGGATCGGCCAAAGAACAGGGGCGAGTCGCCGCGGTCAACATGGCCGCCGACGACGAAGCCGAGGTGTTCGAGTGGGTCTCCTCGTACTCGATCACGCACTTCGACTTTCCGTTTCTCTCCTTTGGCCATCCCACGCTCGGCGACGACCACGCCGAACGCAAGTACTCGGATACCGAGTGGCGACGTATCGCCTTCAAAGACGGCAAGGTCGTCGGCGGCGTCCTCATCGGCGACCTCTCGCCTCAGAGTACGCTCAAACAGCTGATGCGTGACGGACGCGTCGTCGCCGATCAGAAGGAGGTCTTGCTCCAGCCCGAGATCGACCTCGACGACCTCGCGTCGCCCCCGCAGGAACAGTAG